From Strigops habroptila isolate Jane chromosome 1, bStrHab1.2.pri, whole genome shotgun sequence, a single genomic window includes:
- the ZC2HC1A gene encoding zinc finger C2HC domain-containing protein 1A isoform X2 yields MEGLEDEVTVQTGDLLPCRICGRTFFPAALKKHGPICQKTSAKKRKTFDSSRQRAEGTDIPTVKPLKPRPEPPKKPSNWRRKHEEFIATIRAAKGLNLKDGGKLPPPPPPSYDPDYIQCPYCQRRFNENAADRHINFCKEQAARITNKGKLAADTKGKLPTRTQYKPPAVKKMPSVGSTPPSSSRLPQPSGVSKTVVGASSSKGLSSPGSSGSKIQTLSPAHKNSFGMVNSQAGGATKPRTSTPPSVARTMSTGALTNKRKTSNSDSYSRSDSKIGYDSGDCTSSVNGSSKSSEGNSPVHLSKFCHECGTRYPVEWAKFCCECGIRRMVV; encoded by the exons atgAGGTTACAGTGCAAACTGGAGATCTGTTGCCATGTAGGATTTGTGGAAGGACtttctttccagcagcactg AAAAAGCATGGACCCATTTGCCAAAAAACTTCTgccaagaaaaggaagacatttgATTCCAGCCGACAGAGAGCAGAAGGAACTGACATTCCCACAGTAAAACCTTTGAAGCCGCGG CCAGAACCACCCAAAAAACCTTCCAACTGGAGACGAAAGCACGAGGAATTTATAGCTACTATACGAGCAGCCAAAGGACTTAATCTTAAAGATGGTGGAAAACTCCCTCCACCACCTCCGCCATCATATGACCCTG attaCATTCAGTGTCCATATTGTCAGAGGAGATTTAATGAAAATGCAGCTGACAGACACATCAATTTCTGTAAGGAACAAGCAGCACGTATTACTAATAAGGGGAAATTGGCAGCTGATACCAAAGGGAAGCTTCCTACTCGAACACAG TACAAACCACCTGCAGTTAAGAAGATGCCTTCTGTAGGATCAacaccaccatcatcatcacGCTTACCGCAGCCAAGTGGTGTTAGCAAAACTGTTGTAG GTGCCTCTTCAAGTAAAGGACTATCTTCACCTGGATCCAGTGGGAGCAAAATTCAGACATTGTCACCAGCTCATAAAAACTCATTTGGAATGGTGAACTCACAAGCAGG aGGTGCAACAAAACCACGGACATCAACCCCTCCTAGTGTGGCAAGAACCATGAGCACAGGTGCTctaacaaacaaaagaaaaactagtAATTCAGACAGTTACTCAAG GTCTGACAGTAAAATTGGGTATGACAGTGGAGACTGCACATCCTCAGTCAATGGAAGTTCAAAAAGCAGTGAAGGAAATTCACCTGTACATTTATCAAAGTTCTGCCATGAATGTGGAACAAGGTATCCAGTGGAATGGGCAAAGTTTTGCTGTGAGTGTGGAATTCGAAGAATGGTTGTGTGA
- the ZC2HC1A gene encoding zinc finger C2HC domain-containing protein 1A isoform X1: MEGLEDEVTVQTGDLLPCRICGRTFFPAALKKHGPICQKTSAKKRKTFDSSRQRAEGTDIPTVKPLKPRPEPPKKPSNWRRKHEEFIATIRAAKGLNLKDGGKLPPPPPPSYDPDYIQCPYCQRRFNENAADRHINFCKEQAARITNKGKLAADTKGKLPTRTQYKPPAVKKMPSVGSTPPSSSRLPQPSGVSKTVVGASSSKGLSSPGSSGSKIQTLSPAHKNSFGMVNSQAGSKMDKLGLPLRTGRDVQRFYDTDTKTDSTIKRPNELLPVKKGATKPRTSTPPSVARTMSTGALTNKRKTSNSDSYSRSDSKIGYDSGDCTSSVNGSSKSSEGNSPVHLSKFCHECGTRYPVEWAKFCCECGIRRMVV; this comes from the exons atgAGGTTACAGTGCAAACTGGAGATCTGTTGCCATGTAGGATTTGTGGAAGGACtttctttccagcagcactg AAAAAGCATGGACCCATTTGCCAAAAAACTTCTgccaagaaaaggaagacatttgATTCCAGCCGACAGAGAGCAGAAGGAACTGACATTCCCACAGTAAAACCTTTGAAGCCGCGG CCAGAACCACCCAAAAAACCTTCCAACTGGAGACGAAAGCACGAGGAATTTATAGCTACTATACGAGCAGCCAAAGGACTTAATCTTAAAGATGGTGGAAAACTCCCTCCACCACCTCCGCCATCATATGACCCTG attaCATTCAGTGTCCATATTGTCAGAGGAGATTTAATGAAAATGCAGCTGACAGACACATCAATTTCTGTAAGGAACAAGCAGCACGTATTACTAATAAGGGGAAATTGGCAGCTGATACCAAAGGGAAGCTTCCTACTCGAACACAG TACAAACCACCTGCAGTTAAGAAGATGCCTTCTGTAGGATCAacaccaccatcatcatcacGCTTACCGCAGCCAAGTGGTGTTAGCAAAACTGTTGTAG GTGCCTCTTCAAGTAAAGGACTATCTTCACCTGGATCCAGTGGGAGCAAAATTCAGACATTGTCACCAGCTCATAAAAACTCATTTGGAATGGTGAACTCACAAGCAGG TAGTAAGATGGACAAGTTAGGCCTACCACTGCGAACTGGAAGAGATGTGCAAAGGTTTTATGACACTGATACAAAAACAGACAGTACCATCAAAAGACCAAATGAGTTGTTGCCTGTAAAGAA aGGTGCAACAAAACCACGGACATCAACCCCTCCTAGTGTGGCAAGAACCATGAGCACAGGTGCTctaacaaacaaaagaaaaactagtAATTCAGACAGTTACTCAAG GTCTGACAGTAAAATTGGGTATGACAGTGGAGACTGCACATCCTCAGTCAATGGAAGTTCAAAAAGCAGTGAAGGAAATTCACCTGTACATTTATCAAAGTTCTGCCATGAATGTGGAACAAGGTATCCAGTGGAATGGGCAAAGTTTTGCTGTGAGTGTGGAATTCGAAGAATGGTTGTGTGA